The Vibrio agarivorans genome window below encodes:
- a CDS encoding DUF1127 domain-containing protein — protein sequence MRHSIYLKLAAWCVVADLKQEERAWKRRVRQSAHELPFHSEHLLRDVGLDATGRPLGRTEAPKATAGRRVRHLRRILQSRMIT from the coding sequence ATGCGTCATTCAATTTATCTAAAACTTGCAGCATGGTGTGTAGTTGCCGATCTAAAACAAGAAGAGCGAGCATGGAAGAGACGAGTACGTCAAAGCGCCCATGAGCTTCCTTTCCATAGCGAGCATCTACTTCGAGATGTTGGTTTAGACGCGACAGGACGCCCTCTAGGTCGCACTGAAGCACCGAAAGCTACAGCGGGTCGCCGCGTGAGACATCTTAGAAGGATATTACAATCTAGAATGATCACGTAA
- a CDS encoding DUF6482 family protein: MQRRQLDKWLHGYHKETYRTPKVFVIGCADLAKYQLAVEYKHKLEPVTVDNEPVHYDSLELVKEDLTRLGFDKAYLRLHNAYDECGAESAIGYSDIELSLVTH, encoded by the coding sequence ATGCAAAGAAGACAACTAGATAAATGGTTGCACGGTTATCACAAAGAGACGTACCGCACTCCTAAGGTCTTTGTGATTGGATGTGCTGACCTAGCAAAATATCAACTCGCGGTGGAATATAAACATAAACTTGAGCCTGTCACGGTCGACAATGAGCCGGTTCACTACGACTCATTGGAGTTGGTCAAAGAGGATTTGACCCGATTGGGTTTTGACAAAGCCTATTTGCGCTTGCACAACGCTTATGACGAGTGTGGTGCTGAGTCAGCGATTGGCTATAGCGATATTGAACTCTCTTTGGTCACTCATTAG
- the mutH gene encoding DNA mismatch repair endonuclease MutH translates to MKAEPETEQELLDRAWQIAGMTFAQLAQEASMSVPNDLTRDKGWVGQLIEWHLGATAGSKPQQDFEQLGIELKTIPISYQGKPLETTFVCVAPLLGVHGLTWENSHVRNKMSRVLWVPIEGEREIPLAERKVGAPLIWSPSPEQEKQLRQDWEELMEMIVLGDIEKITARHGEMLQLRPKAANGKALTEAYGSSGKIIKTRPRGFYLRTQFTASILNDHYAS, encoded by the coding sequence ATGAAAGCTGAACCAGAAACAGAACAAGAACTCCTTGATAGAGCCTGGCAAATTGCCGGCATGACCTTTGCTCAACTCGCGCAAGAGGCATCAATGTCAGTGCCAAACGATCTCACGCGAGATAAAGGCTGGGTTGGACAACTCATAGAGTGGCACCTCGGTGCAACAGCGGGAAGCAAGCCGCAACAAGATTTTGAACAGCTGGGGATAGAACTCAAAACTATTCCGATTAGCTATCAGGGCAAGCCACTTGAAACCACATTTGTCTGTGTAGCACCTCTGCTGGGCGTTCATGGGCTCACTTGGGAGAACAGCCACGTTCGCAATAAAATGTCACGTGTCTTGTGGGTGCCTATCGAAGGAGAAAGAGAAATTCCATTGGCGGAGCGTAAAGTGGGAGCGCCATTAATATGGTCGCCGAGCCCTGAGCAAGAGAAACAACTGCGTCAAGACTGGGAAGAGTTAATGGAGATGATTGTCCTTGGGGATATTGAAAAGATAACCGCTAGGCACGGAGAGATGCTTCAGCTGCGCCCTAAAGCTGCCAATGGCAAAGCGCTAACTGAAGCGTATGGTTCTAGTGGAAAAATCATTAAAACGCGCCCAAGAGGTTTCTATCTACGCACTCAATTTACAGCGTCTATTCTCAACGATCATTACGCATCATAA
- the rppH gene encoding RNA pyrophosphohydrolase, whose amino-acid sequence MIDGDGYRLNVGIVICNNHGQVFWAKRFGQHSWQFPQGGIDEGETPEEAMYRELYEEVGLKKHEVKIVATSRHWLRYKLPKRLVRWDSKPVCIGQKQKWFLLRLDCDESRINMQRGNMPEFDGWRWVSYWYPVRQVVSFKRDVYRRAMKEFASAAMPFHERKLKSKRKHKRG is encoded by the coding sequence GTGATCGATGGCGATGGTTACCGCTTGAATGTCGGTATTGTGATTTGTAACAACCATGGTCAGGTATTCTGGGCTAAACGATTCGGACAACACTCATGGCAATTTCCTCAAGGGGGCATTGATGAAGGCGAGACACCTGAAGAAGCCATGTACCGTGAGTTATACGAGGAAGTCGGCTTAAAAAAACATGAAGTGAAGATCGTTGCGACGAGTCGTCATTGGCTGAGATATAAGCTCCCCAAACGACTCGTTCGATGGGATTCAAAGCCGGTCTGTATTGGCCAAAAACAGAAATGGTTTCTGCTGCGATTAGACTGTGATGAGTCACGAATTAATATGCAGCGCGGAAACATGCCTGAATTTGATGGGTGGCGCTGGGTGAGTTATTGGTATCCAGTGAGACAAGTAGTGTCTTTTAAGCGCGATGTGTATCGTCGTGCGATGAAAGAGTTTGCCTCAGCGGCGATGCCTTTCCACGAGCGCAAGTTGAAATCTAAGCGCAAGCATAAAAGAGGATAG
- the ptsP gene encoding phosphoenolpyruvate--protein phosphotransferase — translation MLSQLRDIVEQVSRVDDLHQALSILVKQTCSAMNTECCTVYLANEEMQRLELMATQGLTFKGDSIHIRFTEGLVGRVKRTAEPINVAEASKHPNFKFFPELGEQVYQSFLGTPIIHRKKVLGVLVVQQKTPRLFDESEESFLVTLSAQLAVLIAHGQTLGHWLPNHHSRTLIGVPASSGVAIGRFWLDNTQPNLTEVAPASTVDVEQEQERLAMAMEAAQADFRRMRKKLEGELTSDAKGIFDLFTHLLNDPMLKNDLKKQIQQYDRAEWALRQVIESYSSRFAKMSDPYLRERAQDFRELGQRLLFFLHNTEQEQQVIEKPIIMVVQELTASILASVPKDKLLAVVSIEGAANSHAAILSRALGIPAIMGLECDITQLSGLAGIVDGYSGKLFVSPSRQLLQEYRGLLHEEKELTRMVSRHSDKPAVTLDGLGVDIMLNSGLSADSSIAINQGVDGVGLYRTEISFLLQHRFPSEDEQVGQYQSVLASYPNKNVVMRTLDVGGDKALPYFPIEEENPFLGWRGIRFTLDHPDIFLIQLRAMLRASQGNDNLSILLPMVSNVQELDDALRLFEQAYQEVSEFCRLKRPTIGVMVEVPSMLYLLPHIANKIDFVSVGTNDLTQYLLAVDRNNSRVSTLYETMHPAVLSALKHIKVICESVNLPVCVCGELAGDPMGALLLVGMGYRSLSMNTSNVAKVKYLLCHSELEELEQLAEYALGQSYAQSIYDMMLSHFESKEFAGFIRAGKH, via the coding sequence ATGCTCTCTCAACTAAGGGACATAGTTGAACAAGTATCTAGGGTTGATGATCTGCATCAGGCGTTGTCGATCTTGGTGAAACAAACCTGTAGCGCAATGAACACGGAGTGCTGCACGGTTTACCTTGCCAATGAAGAAATGCAGCGCCTTGAGTTGATGGCGACACAAGGCCTGACCTTCAAAGGTGATAGCATTCATATCCGCTTCACTGAGGGGCTAGTAGGACGTGTAAAGCGCACCGCTGAACCTATCAATGTGGCGGAAGCCTCAAAGCATCCTAATTTTAAATTTTTCCCTGAGCTCGGTGAGCAGGTTTATCAGAGCTTTCTTGGTACACCCATTATTCACCGTAAAAAAGTGCTTGGGGTGCTGGTGGTTCAGCAAAAGACGCCACGTTTGTTCGATGAATCGGAAGAGTCCTTTCTTGTGACTCTCTCTGCCCAATTAGCGGTGTTGATTGCTCATGGGCAAACCTTAGGCCACTGGCTACCCAACCATCACTCACGTACCTTAATCGGTGTTCCTGCTTCATCAGGTGTGGCTATAGGTCGATTTTGGCTCGACAATACGCAGCCGAACCTTACTGAGGTAGCGCCGGCTTCGACGGTTGATGTCGAGCAAGAACAAGAGCGTTTAGCCATGGCGATGGAAGCCGCGCAAGCAGACTTTCGCCGCATGCGTAAGAAGCTTGAAGGTGAGTTAACATCGGATGCAAAGGGGATCTTTGATCTCTTTACGCACTTACTCAATGATCCGATGCTCAAGAATGATCTCAAAAAGCAAATTCAGCAGTATGACCGTGCTGAGTGGGCATTGCGCCAAGTGATAGAGTCTTACTCTAGCCGTTTTGCAAAAATGTCGGACCCTTACTTGCGCGAACGTGCGCAAGACTTCCGTGAGCTTGGACAGCGTTTATTGTTCTTTTTGCACAACACAGAGCAAGAGCAGCAAGTGATCGAAAAACCGATCATCATGGTGGTGCAAGAGTTAACCGCATCGATTTTGGCTTCAGTGCCAAAAGACAAACTGTTGGCCGTAGTGTCAATCGAGGGGGCTGCCAACTCTCACGCGGCTATTTTGTCTCGCGCCTTGGGTATTCCAGCCATTATGGGGTTGGAGTGTGATATCACTCAGCTCAGTGGTCTAGCAGGCATCGTTGATGGCTACAGCGGCAAGCTTTTCGTTTCTCCTAGCCGCCAACTACTGCAAGAGTATCGTGGCCTGTTGCACGAAGAGAAAGAACTCACTCGTATGGTGAGTCGCCACTCTGATAAACCTGCAGTCACACTTGACGGTCTCGGTGTTGATATCATGCTTAACTCAGGCCTTAGTGCTGACAGTAGCATTGCTATTAATCAGGGCGTGGATGGTGTCGGCTTGTACCGTACAGAGATCTCATTCTTATTGCAGCATCGCTTTCCGTCAGAGGATGAGCAAGTCGGTCAGTATCAATCGGTTCTTGCTTCTTATCCGAATAAAAACGTGGTTATGCGTACCCTAGATGTTGGTGGCGACAAAGCACTCCCTTACTTCCCAATCGAAGAAGAAAACCCCTTCTTAGGCTGGCGAGGTATTCGCTTTACACTGGACCACCCCGATATCTTTCTTATTCAGTTACGCGCCATGCTTAGAGCGAGTCAAGGTAATGACAATCTAAGTATCTTGTTGCCGATGGTTTCGAATGTGCAAGAGTTGGATGATGCACTGAGGCTATTTGAACAGGCGTATCAAGAGGTCAGTGAGTTCTGTCGCTTGAAAAGGCCGACTATCGGTGTGATGGTTGAGGTGCCTTCAATGCTGTACCTGCTGCCGCATATTGCTAACAAAATAGATTTTGTTTCTGTCGGTACCAATGACTTGACGCAATATTTATTGGCAGTTGACCGCAATAACAGCCGTGTTTCTACTTTGTACGAAACTATGCATCCGGCGGTGCTTTCTGCTTTGAAACACATCAAGGTGATTTGTGAGTCGGTGAATCTTCCTGTTTGTGTATGTGGTGAGCTTGCGGGCGATCCAATGGGAGCCCTACTTTTAGTCGGAATGGGTTATCGCTCATTGAGTATGAACACCTCCAATGTCGCTAAAGTGAAATATTTATTGTGTCATAGTGAGCTTGAGGAATTAGAGCAGTTAGCTGAGTACGCGTTAGGGCAATCCTATGCTCAATCTATCTATGATATGATGCTCAGCCATTTTGAATCGAAAGAGTTTGCTGGCTTTATCCGCGCTGGTAAACACTAA
- a CDS encoding sulfite exporter TauE/SafE family protein, translating into MSIELIFVLCLLGGFVGMMAGLLGIGGGLIVVPALTFILPLIEVPSENIMPMALGTSLATIIITSGSSAFNHLRLGNIDFFAVKWLMPGVVVGGFLGAFIVEFIPAEYLPRVFGVIVVCLALQMLFSSRSHKVYPMPSRPATLATGSAIGVVSSLAGIGGGSLSVPFLNRHGVEMRRAVGSSSVCGCVLAIAGMLGFVLSGVSADNLPQYSLGYVYLPALIAISLVSAFTTRFGALMATSMPTVRLKRVFALFLFFVAGIMLLK; encoded by the coding sequence GTGTCCATAGAACTAATATTTGTCTTGTGCCTGCTGGGCGGCTTTGTTGGCATGATGGCGGGGTTGTTGGGCATAGGGGGCGGACTCATTGTTGTCCCAGCGTTGACGTTTATCTTACCCTTAATTGAAGTACCTTCTGAAAACATCATGCCGATGGCACTTGGCACCTCATTAGCGACTATTATCATTACCTCAGGCTCGTCGGCATTCAATCACTTAAGACTTGGTAATATCGATTTTTTTGCAGTGAAATGGCTCATGCCGGGCGTCGTTGTAGGTGGTTTTTTAGGGGCGTTTATCGTGGAGTTTATCCCTGCAGAATACCTACCCCGCGTGTTTGGTGTGATTGTGGTTTGTTTGGCGTTACAAATGTTGTTTTCATCACGCAGTCATAAGGTCTATCCGATGCCCTCGAGACCTGCTACGCTCGCAACAGGCTCCGCTATTGGGGTCGTATCTAGCTTGGCCGGGATCGGTGGTGGTTCGCTTTCGGTGCCTTTTCTCAATCGTCATGGTGTAGAAATGCGCCGTGCTGTGGGGTCATCCTCTGTCTGCGGTTGTGTTCTTGCGATAGCGGGCATGTTGGGCTTTGTTTTAAGTGGTGTCAGCGCCGATAACCTACCGCAATACAGCTTAGGCTATGTCTATCTTCCGGCACTTATTGCGATTTCTTTGGTCTCAGCATTTACAACACGTTTTGGCGCACTGATGGCAACGAGTATGCCGACCGTGCGTTTGAAGCGTGTTTTTGCCTTATTTTTGTTTTTTGTAGCAGGTATCATGCTACTTAAGTAG
- the lgt gene encoding prolipoprotein diacylglyceryl transferase has product MSQGFIEFPNIDPVLFSLGPLSVRWYGLMYLVGFVFALWLANRRADTKGSGWTREQVSDLLFAGFLGVVIGGRVGYVIFYNFDLFIQEPLYLFKVWTGGMSFHGGLLGVIAAMFWYAKKNGRTFFGVADFIAPLVPFGLGMGRLGNFMNSELWGRVTDAPWGVVFPNGGPLPRHPSQLYEMALEGIVLFFILNWFIKKPRPLGSVSGLFLLGYGTFRFLVEYVREPDAHLGLFGDFISMGQILSLPMIIIGGLMMVWAYKRGHFSDQSNAKKSES; this is encoded by the coding sequence ATGTCTCAAGGATTTATTGAGTTTCCAAACATCGATCCTGTGCTGTTCAGCTTAGGGCCACTATCAGTCCGCTGGTACGGACTGATGTATCTTGTTGGTTTTGTGTTCGCACTTTGGCTGGCAAATCGTCGTGCAGACACGAAGGGCAGTGGTTGGACTCGTGAACAAGTGTCTGACTTGCTATTTGCAGGCTTTTTAGGCGTGGTGATCGGTGGCCGAGTCGGCTACGTGATCTTCTACAACTTTGACCTCTTCATTCAAGAACCGCTCTATCTCTTCAAAGTCTGGACAGGCGGCATGTCTTTCCATGGCGGTCTATTGGGCGTGATTGCCGCAATGTTCTGGTACGCAAAAAAGAATGGGCGAACCTTCTTTGGTGTAGCCGACTTTATAGCACCTTTGGTGCCGTTTGGTTTAGGTATGGGACGTCTGGGCAACTTCATGAACAGTGAGCTTTGGGGACGTGTGACTGATGCGCCATGGGGCGTTGTATTCCCGAACGGTGGCCCACTACCTCGCCATCCATCGCAACTTTATGAGATGGCGCTTGAGGGTATTGTTCTGTTCTTTATTTTGAACTGGTTCATCAAAAAACCGCGCCCACTTGGATCTGTATCAGGTCTTTTCCTATTGGGGTATGGTACCTTCCGCTTCCTAGTCGAATACGTGCGTGAGCCGGATGCTCATTTAGGCTTATTTGGTGACTTTATTTCGATGGGGCAGATCCTGTCTCTTCCTATGATTATTATTGGCGGACTCATGATGGTGTGGGCATACAAGCGCGGCCATTTTTCTGACCAATCAAACGCAAAAAAGAGTGAATCGTGA
- a CDS encoding thymidylate synthase, producing MKQYLDLCQRIVDQGTWIENERTGKRCLTVINADLTYDVANNQFPLVTTRKSFWKAAVAELLGYIRGYDNAEDFRKLGTKTWDANANLNEAWLNNPYRKGDDDMGRVYGVQGRAWAKPDGGHIDQLRKIVDDLTRGVDDRGEILNFYNPGEFHMGCLRPCMYSHHFSLLGDTLYLNSTQRSCDVPLGLNFNMVQVYVFLAIMAQITGKKPGVAYHKIVNAHIYEDQLELMRDVQLKREPLAAPQFKINPKIQSLEDLETWVTLDDFEVIGYESHEPIRYPFSV from the coding sequence GTGAAACAGTATTTAGATTTATGTCAGCGCATCGTTGACCAAGGTACGTGGATTGAAAATGAGCGAACAGGCAAGCGCTGCCTAACCGTGATCAACGCCGACCTGACTTACGATGTTGCCAACAACCAGTTCCCTCTTGTAACGACGCGTAAAAGTTTTTGGAAAGCGGCAGTAGCAGAGCTGCTTGGTTATATCCGTGGCTATGATAATGCGGAAGATTTCCGCAAGTTGGGAACAAAAACCTGGGATGCAAATGCCAACCTGAATGAAGCGTGGCTGAACAACCCTTACCGCAAGGGTGACGATGACATGGGGCGCGTTTATGGCGTTCAAGGCCGAGCTTGGGCTAAGCCTGATGGTGGCCACATCGATCAACTGCGTAAGATTGTTGATGATTTAACTCGTGGCGTGGATGACCGTGGTGAAATTCTTAATTTCTACAACCCGGGTGAGTTCCATATGGGGTGCTTACGTCCATGTATGTACAGCCATCACTTTTCGCTATTGGGCGATACGCTGTATTTGAACAGTACGCAACGCTCATGTGACGTTCCACTTGGTCTGAACTTTAACATGGTTCAGGTGTATGTATTCTTGGCGATCATGGCACAAATTACGGGTAAAAAGCCGGGTGTGGCTTATCACAAGATCGTCAATGCGCATATTTACGAAGACCAACTTGAACTGATGCGTGATGTGCAGCTTAAGCGTGAGCCATTGGCCGCACCTCAGTTTAAGATTAACCCTAAGATTCAGTCACTAGAAGACTTGGAAACATGGGTGACACTAGATGATTTTGAAGTGATTGGTTACGAATCTCATGAGCCGATTCGTTATCCATTTTCAGTGTAA
- a CDS encoding YtjB family periplasmic protein encodes MNESLFSFRNALKIVGFALLTIMVAVIAVNSLRISKENERIQANQLETLTKILISQASLSASEMIEQEDQERLLALTNQLAQDRLVFDATVYDAEGIKLAASDDALSAREVLGLDTPLATARIGRQQLVEPVINDGSIVGFVRITFETGRVTAVSDHFYRKSDRYMYGLIALSFLCGLLMVILLKRKPKKKGENLLLKGL; translated from the coding sequence ATGAACGAATCTCTGTTTTCCTTCCGTAATGCGTTGAAAATTGTCGGCTTTGCGTTGCTCACGATCATGGTTGCAGTGATAGCGGTTAACAGTCTGCGGATCAGTAAAGAAAATGAACGCATTCAGGCAAATCAGTTGGAAACACTGACCAAGATATTGATATCGCAAGCCTCACTGTCGGCAAGTGAAATGATTGAACAAGAAGATCAAGAGCGACTTCTCGCATTGACCAATCAGTTAGCTCAAGACCGCCTAGTATTCGATGCCACCGTTTATGATGCCGAAGGCATTAAGTTAGCCGCCAGTGACGATGCATTGAGTGCACGTGAAGTTCTCGGGTTAGATACACCATTGGCAACCGCACGAATCGGCAGACAACAGCTGGTCGAGCCCGTCATCAATGATGGGTCTATTGTTGGCTTTGTGCGCATCACCTTTGAAACAGGCCGAGTCACTGCGGTGTCTGACCACTTCTATCGTAAGAGTGACCGCTATATGTATGGGCTCATCGCTTTGAGCTTCTTGTGTGGGTTGTTGATGGTGATACTTCTCAAGCGTAAGCCGAAGAAAAAAGGCGAGAACCTATTGTTAAAAGGGCTTTAG
- the serB gene encoding phosphoserine phosphatase — translation MDLLHKLPIHRHTSLLLRFPEVLDSSQLDKNKANWVIFGRTLACSQLEDIDFYTGFYNHIVDVWQVGPYEVALMSGELTAEHKAILAELDLEYAHLQDVPDLSKPGLIVFDMDSTAIQIECIDEIAKLAGVGEEVSAVTERAMQGELDFEQSLRQRVSKLKGADESILESVRSTLPLMPDLTALINALQGFGWKTAIASGGFTYFSDYLKETLNLDYARSNQLKIVDGKLTGEVLGEVVSAQTKADIVLELAEEYDIELHNTVAVGDGANDLVMMRAAGLGIAFHAKPKVEQEAQTAIRHVGLGGVLCILSAQYAKQGKVSWKRT, via the coding sequence ATGGATTTGTTACATAAACTGCCCATTCACAGACACACTTCGCTGCTATTACGTTTTCCTGAAGTATTGGATAGTTCGCAACTCGATAAGAACAAAGCAAACTGGGTTATCTTTGGTCGAACACTGGCCTGCAGTCAGCTTGAGGATATCGATTTCTATACCGGCTTTTACAATCATATTGTCGATGTTTGGCAAGTTGGCCCTTATGAAGTTGCCCTGATGAGCGGTGAATTGACCGCAGAGCACAAGGCGATTCTTGCTGAGTTGGATTTAGAGTATGCCCATTTACAAGATGTCCCGGACCTCTCCAAGCCAGGGCTTATCGTGTTCGATATGGACTCAACTGCGATTCAAATTGAGTGTATTGATGAGATAGCGAAGTTGGCTGGTGTTGGGGAAGAGGTTTCTGCTGTGACTGAACGTGCGATGCAAGGTGAGCTCGACTTTGAACAAAGTCTGCGTCAGCGTGTCTCCAAACTCAAAGGGGCGGATGAGTCGATCCTAGAGTCTGTACGCAGCACATTGCCACTAATGCCTGATTTGACCGCATTGATTAACGCACTGCAAGGCTTTGGCTGGAAGACGGCTATTGCCTCTGGTGGATTCACCTATTTTTCTGACTACCTCAAAGAGACTTTGAATCTAGACTACGCTCGCTCTAATCAGCTAAAGATTGTTGATGGCAAGCTAACGGGAGAGGTATTAGGCGAGGTGGTTTCTGCTCAAACAAAAGCGGATATCGTACTCGAGTTGGCAGAAGAGTATGACATTGAGCTACACAACACTGTCGCCGTGGGTGATGGCGCGAACGATCTAGTGATGATGAGAGCGGCTGGTTTAGGTATCGCTTTTCATGCTAAGCCTAAGGTTGAGCAGGAA